GTTAGCAGCATACATTTCTCCAATCAAGTGGCTTGGGACTTTAACAATTTCAATCCTTGCATTAATTAACGGTGGTATTTTAGGCTATAATCTTTGGACTTTAAAAGAAGATTATTCTGGCTGGGAAACATTCGGTGCAGTGGTTGCGACACTACTTGTATTAGAACTAACATTTGCATTAATATATGGAGCAGCAGCAGCAAGTGAAGAACATTACTAAACCAATTGTAAAAATTTTATTGACAGTATTATTTCTATGCTGTCTACTTGATATGCCCTATGGGTATTTTCAGTTGGTTCGTTTTGTTGGTATGACTGGATTTATTGTCCTCGCATACCTTGACAAAGAGAAAGAAGACAAAACAATAATGATAATTTGGATTTGTTCCGCTGTTCTAATTAATCCGATTTTTAAAATAGCACTTGGTAGGACAATTTGGAACATCGTTGACGTTATTTGGAGTATTGTTTTGTTGACGACTTTAATAATTGATTACAATGCTGACAGAAAGAAAAACCACAGCTAACAGCACCTAAAAAAAATGGCGGGGGCAGTGCGAATACAAACATTTGTGCAACTAATAAAGTTTGGTGGGTATAGACAGTTTAGTGTTCCAAAGCCGCCACTTCTTTTAGCTGCAAACCGTTAGCAGAAATATTAAATCAGACAACATGAAATATCAAATAAGATTTTTAAACGTAATATTTGTTTTGACAGCTTTTTTAACGCTTTATAGTTGCCAAAAAGATGATGAGATACCAGAATGGAATGAAAAACTATTCGTAGTAGACAAGATATACAATTACGACAACGACCTTGTGGCAGAATATTTTTATAACAACAAAAACCAACTTATAAAAAAGTATGTAACTGAACATTTGGGCAATAACTATCAGCAAGAATGGGCTTCTTACTCAGATGAATTTGAATATCATGATGGTCTTGTTTCAAAAATTATTCATAAAGACATTTCGCACAATATGTTTAATTATGAAACCCATATCATCTACAATTCTAACGGAAAAATAACGAAAACTGAAGTATACAAAGAAGGTCTGCAAATTTCTTCTAACTCAAATTATAGATACAAAGATGACTATCTAACGGGAATTTTAAAGTACAACTTTGGAACCTTGGTTTATAGGGATTCATTAGTATATAACAATACAGGAAATGTAAGTAAATATATATACGAAAGCCCAGAAATGAATTTATTGGGAGAGCCAATACCGGGAACAAAAATAACTACCATTCAAGAATTTAATTACGATAATCATTCGAGACCTAACTTTAATCTTGACTATCTTTTCATTTATGAACCTCTTCCATTTTTTGAAGAAGCAGATATACAAAGGCAATTATCTACAAATAATATGACTGAGTTTATTGGTGGAACAAAATGGATATATGCATATAATGAACACGGACTACCTTCTGCAATAGAGGTTAAATGGAAAGATATTGAAACAACTTTGCCTATGTTATTAAGAATAGAATACAAAAAAATAGAATAAAAAATACTTCTGCTAACATCATGTATAAAACATTGGGGTTTAAGTGGTTATTTGAAGTTTTCTGCCCCGCATCAGCGCTTGTGTCGGCAGATAGGTAAGAAGCCCGCAATCCCCAACGTTTCATACATGTGACCGTTACCAACAAGGTTAAAAAACAATATGTGATGCGCAAATTAAATAAGAATTAAAACATGAATAAAGTATACAGACCCAAATGGAATAGTGGCAGATATCATAAAACTGGGAAAGACAGATTGGCCTTATTGTACAATAAATTGGAAGGGATGTCTTTTTTATTTGAAGGTGATTCCGCTGATATCATTAACGAACTTTTAAAATATCAGACAAATAAACCAATTCTCATTTCAAATTTATTGAAAATAGGAGACGAATCTTTCTTGAAGGAAGATATAATAGGGTTTTGTAATGAATTAATTAGTGTAGGCCTATTAACACCTAAAATATTTAATGCCACAGAAGTTAATCAATTAAGAAAAATTATAAGTGAACAACGAAGAAACGAAATTGATACTGTTGAAAAAACAATACAAGAAAAATTGCCATTTGAAATTAGTTCTGCGGAAAGGGACTATTCAAATTTTATTGAAAAGGATGGCATTCCTTTATCTGTTATGATAGAATTAACATATAATTGTAACGAGAAATGTATTCATTGCTACAATCCGGGTGCAGCAAGAAATAACAATGAAAAATCTGAAAGACATTTACTGAAAGAATTGAATTTTATTGATTATGTAAGTTTAATAAAAGAATTAAAAGAATTAGGTGTTGCTAAAATTTCGCTCACAGGAGGTGAACCCTTTATAAAAAAAGATATATGGAAGATAATTGAGCTAATTCATCAGCATGGTTTTTCATTTGATATTTTTACTAATGGATTAGCTTTAATAGATAATGTAGATAAGCTAACACAATATTTTCCTCAATCAGTTAAGTTATCAGTTTATAGTGCAGATGAAGAAATACACGACTCTATAACTCGTATTAAAGGCTCTTTAGCAAAAACACTAAAGGTTGCTGCTGATTTACAAAAAAACGGAGTGCCTATTTACTTCAACTGTCCGGTAATGAAAAATAATTTATCAAGTTATCATACTGTTTATGATTTGGCAAAAAAATATACTGCACTTGCTCAATTTGATGTTAATTTAGCTGATTCATTAGATGGTGATATTGCAGTTTCTCAACTATTACAAGTATCTAACGAGCAATTAGAAATCCTTTTAAGAGATTCCAACATTCCATTGTATGTTGGAAAAGAAGCTCCTGATTTTGGAAAAAAAAGACTGCTAAAAAATGAACCATTTTGTGGCGCAGGTTTAAGTTTTTTTAATATAACGCCAGAAGGGAATATAACACCTTGTAATGCTTTTCCTACAAGTTTTGGAAATCTTAAGGATACAAGTTTTAAGGATATTGTTTTTAGTTCTGAAATATTAAAAAAATGGCAAAGCATTACTATTATCGACTATGAAGAATGTGGTGCTTACGAGCAATGTTGGTATTGTAACAGATGTCCTGGACAAAGTTTTATTGAACACGGCAATGCTTTGAAAAAAAGTACTGCGAATCACAAAATTGCTAAAATTCGTTTTGAACTAGCAAAAAAAATTAAAGATGGAAATGACCCCCTCGGAGGAAGAAAACCACATGAAGTATTAAAAGATGGTGAAATTATAATTACAAAGAAAGTGATATCTATAAAAACGAATAAAAATTATAGGAATAATTCTATGGAATTATGAAAAGAAATTTATGGTCAAATTACCTCACCATAAGTAGGTAATTCATTTAAATTTTTAGATATGAAAAAGAATCTTAAAATTTTAAAAGCTTCTACGACAATTACAATGTCGAATTGCCCAAGAGCGTCAGAGTATCAATGTGGTACTTCGTATAGAAGATCGTAGGAATTAGTGCTTGGGGTAACAGATCTGTTACCCCAAAGCATTTCTTAAATATTATTTATGAGAACAGAAGGAATAAAGTTAAACTGTAAAAGGGTTGATATTGATAATGTTTTATATCAAAATAAAGAGGTTGTCTTACAAAACTATATTATTACAAGCGAGTTAACGGACCTTGAATTGATTTCGCCATCTCCAATACATGGTAGAAGTATCATTACACATTTCAATAAAAAAACCAATAGGTATACTATTACCAAAGGCAATGGTTTAACTTATTTTCCTTATGGTTTTGTTAACACAAAAGAGCTCGATTATAATGTTTGGGGGTATCTAAACAAACAAGATGCTACAAGGGATTATTTAAGTGGTATTTATATTAATGAACTTGGAATAAAAACAAACTTAATGGAAGCTGTTTTTTCCATTTTACCTCAAAAGGTAAAAACTTTTGGAAAAGAACAAGTATTAAAACCTTATATTCTACAATATAGCGTTTTGTGTCCTTACAGGATACATGATTTACCATTTATCTCAAAAAAGACACAGGATTATTATGTTAATCAATGGCAGAATTTTACACAAGAAAATTATAACGATTTCCATTGTATTGCAGCGGATATAATGCTGGGAAACATTAAAATAATGCATTCCAATAATGTTTTACATAATGCTATTCATGGTCAAAATTATACACTATCTCTAGAATTATTAGATTTTGAATTAGCACGTACTCCAATTACACCTTATTTAAGAGAAGAAGATGAAGAACGTTACACAATCTTATTTAATCGCGAAATTATTCAAACACTAGAAATTGTGAATTATATTGCATTCTTCTTAAAAGAGAGAATTAACATTAAAACATTAAAAAACATATTTAATAAATACGGATATGATAATTTGCATTCTTAAAAACAACAAGCTAATAAAACCCAGTTGGTAACAAAAAATATAGTGCATTTGGCAGATTGTGCTAAATTTGAAGATGATAGCGATAAATAAACATAGTTGTAAATTGAAAGATTGGAGCATTGAAATGCCAAACGCACCATATTCAAACCGTTATAGCCAATAGTAACGACACACAAAACGACAACTTAACATTAGACAAATGAGCATTACAACCGCAGACATTCAAAAAGCATTAAAAATAAAAAAAGTAGTTACTGAGTATTTTGACAATTCAACTCAAACGACAGTAATGGCGAAGGACTTAATGAAATTATTTATTTCAAAAGGAATATTCACGAAAGACCACCAAGATGGATTTCCCATTCGTGAATTTCTAAGAGAATTGGAAAAAGGTAAAAACTTAAAGCTCATTCCTCAAGCACATTTTGAGCAAAAAGAGCAAAACAAAAACTGGTATTTTATAAAATCTAACAAATAAACCTTATGACCTTTAACGACATTGACGAGATAAAAAAAGCTGGATTTTCAGGCTTTAAAAAAATGAGTGAATTGTTTCTTGACAGTTCAATGCTTCCCAACAACAACGGTGTTTACCTTGTACTTAACATTGACAATAAACCTGGAGATTTTTTAACGGTTGGTTCGGGCGGACACTTCAAAGGAAAAGACCCAAATATTTCTTTGGCAGAATTAAAATCTAATTGGGTTGAAAATACAAAAGTTGTTTATATTGGAAAAGCAACTTCATTAAGGTCAAGGCTTAAACAGTATTTCGGTTTTGGACAAGGGAAAAATATTGGGCATTACGGTGGCAGACTAATATGGCAATTAAAATACTCCAAAGACCTTGTTGTTTGTTGGAAATCCCTGACAATTGACCCAAGAGAATTTGAAGCCGACCTAATTCAACAATTTGTAAAAACTTTCGGTTGCAGACCGTTTGCAAATCTCGCTAACTAATGACACCAAAACAATTTGAAGACTTGGTTTGCGAACACTTCCGCAATAAAGGATATAAAGCCGAAGTAACTTCATACAGCAACGACTATGGCGTTGACGTATTTGCAACTAAAGGCAAAGAAAGAATTGCAGTTCAAGCAAAAATGTATGGCGGTGGAACAAGAAAAATAAACCGACAAATGGTTATGGAACTTCACGGAGCAAAAGACTATTTTGATTGCACAAAAGCAGTTATTGCGACAGATGGAATATTACTTTCAGACGCATTAGAAGTAGCCAACAAACTTAAAATTGACATATTAAATATTGACAGTTCAGTTCCGGTTACTATTAAAAAATCAATTTCAAACGACAAGACATTTGATAGCATTTGGGAAAAATATATTCTTCCATTGCAAGGCAAAACTTTAACAAGGGACAACGGAGAAACAAACGAAATTCTAAAAGTAAATTGGAGTGAAGTTGAACGACTAACATCAAACGGAAACAAAGGGAAAATTAAGGTTGAAATATTCAAACAGGCAATTAACAAACTTTTAACGGACGGCTCAATTACCAGAGACTACATCAACCAAAATTATGTTGGACGAGCATCATCGGGAATAATTTTAATTTTATCACAAGTTCCCTTTTTCAACCTGACAGACAAACCAACTGGACTAAAATACATTAAATGAAAAAAGCCACAACCGAGAGAACTACTGGCTATAACAGCACCTACCCAAAAGGCGGGGTTTCGTGCTTCGCAGACACATTTGTGCAAGCCGAAAGTTCAGTCCTCCGAATGAAGTTTAGTGGTGAAAATCCCGCCCTTCGGGTAGCTGCAAAGCGTTGATAATCAATCCACCAAACTGGTTTTGAAAGTCTGAATACTCATGCTAACGGGTATAAATTGACAGAGTGAAAAGCAAAAGAAATGAAACAATTTAACAAACTATATACTATGAGAAACATACTGATTTGTGCATTCATTTTAATCCATTCTCTATGTTCAGGTGATGACATTATAAAAGGGGAAATTAATATTTCCGGAACGGCCTTAAATTATTCAGATAGTTCAATGTTAATTCTGACCAATGTAGATACTCATAAGCACATTGACACTGCCTATATTATAAACAACAGTTTCAATTTTACTACTCCTAAATCTGAACCTACTGGTTATGGAATTTTTTTCAGAATGGAAAACCAGCCTCGAGATGAGTTCTTATTTTTCTGGAAAGAAAATGTTGACATTTCAATTAATGGAATTAAAGGCGAGATGAAATATGCAAATGTTGAGGGTGGAATAGTACAGAGTCAACAAAATAGCTATAACAAAATCATAAAACCATTAAGTCTGCATTTCGATAGTATAAATGCAATAATTAATTCCGGTGATGTAAAAGATGCAGAAAAAATAAACTCTCTGAATTTACTATTAGATACTATAATAGATGAAAGAGTTGTCTTGGGAGCTAAATATATAATGGAAAATCCCAACGCTTTTTTAAGTGCATCCCTACTAGCCGATTTTGCACCTTTACTTCAAAAGGACGAAATAAAATCACTTTACGAAAATTTGTCTCCAAAAATCAAAGAGTCTGCTAACGCAATAGCTGTTTCTAATTTTTTAAAAATTAGTAAAGATGTAAAAATAGGTGACATTGCCGACGATTTTGAACTACCAGACTTAAATGGCAACAAAGTTGGGTTGAAAGACTTTAAAGGTAAGTTTGTTTTACTAGAATTCTGGGCAGCAGGTTGTGGTCCTTGTAGAATGGAAAATAAAAACTTATTGGCAAACTATAAACTTTATAATAGTAAGGGATTTGAAATAATTAGTATTTCCAACGATAAAAATAAAAAAGATTGGGCTAATGCAACAAAGAAAGATTCCATAATTTGGGCATCTTTGCTTGGGGATACGGAGGTAGCAGCCAAATACAATGTTAAATTTATCCCGTCAAATTTTCTAATAGATCCAACTGGAAAAATTATAGCAATAAATATACAGGGTGACCAATTAGGAGAAAAACTAAAGGACATATTCGGTGAATAAGGAATGATTATAACAAAGACTATAAATAATGGCGGGTGAAGTACATAATTGAAAGCTCGTAACCCGCACCAGCATTGGTGTTGGTTGACAGCGGACAACCACGCAAACCGCCACTATTTATAGCCTCAACCGTTATGGTGCATTTTAAAAAGACGAAATTGAAACAACTAACATTTATATTTACCCTTATCGTTTCGACAACTTTTGCAGCTTTTGGACAGACAGACTGCAATAAAGCTAAGTTGAATGCTCAAACAGACTTTGTAGAAGGAAATTATTTATTTCATTCATTAGAATTTCAGCCAACAGAAAATACTTACCTCTTTGTGCTTAGAGAAGATTACAACATTCAATGGAGTTTTATCGACCAAGACTCTTTGGACTATTACGACTGCTATGATTCAGCTTTGACCGTGAATTTGAGGAAAAAATATGGAGATGACTTTTTAAATAATGCAAGAACAAAAGCTGATAGTTTAGAGCGCACTGAAAATTGGAGAAAAGAACCAGAGTTTCCTGGTGGAAATGCTGCAATGTTCAAATTCATTACGGACAAACTGATAATTGAAGAAGGTGATTTAGGAGAAGGAATTCAAACTAAAATATTTATTTCATTTACAATAACTGAGAAAGGAGAACTTGAAGACATTAAAGTAGTGAAAGGAATTAGTGAAAAGGTTGACAACAATGTCATACAGATATTTAGTGTAATGCCGAATTGGATACCAGCATATTTGTATGGAAAACCTACAAGAATGAGATATTCAATGCCAATTCAACTTGAATATAAATGAGAAAACGCACCATAACAGCAACTACCCAAAAGGCGGGGTTTCGTGCTTCGCAGACACATTTGTTCAAGCCGAAAGTTCAGTTCTCCGAATCAAAGTCTGTGGTAAAAGTCCCGTCCTTCGGGTAGCTGCAAAACGTTAGCAGACATAGCTCTTGCGGATTCCTGCATCACACACTTACCAGCACGAACTCACCCATTTTTTAATAAATGACCAGCCGCCTGATACAAAGTTCTCCGTTGTGGCTAAAAGTTACAAAGTAAATGCCGCCAGGATGGTGCGATAAATCCAACTCATTATTATCTCCAATCATGCGGGGGCTTAAAATCTTAACTCCCCGGCTGTTAAAAATAGAAATTTCGACAGGAAACTTCACCCCGCCGATGTAAAACTTTCCGGTAGCCGGATTGGGATAAATAATGGGCGACATCCGTGTTGACATTGAAGCAGAGCATTTATTAATTGCTGACTGGTGAGATATTATTTCTCCTTTTGGTCAGAATCGCTGTTTCAACCTGACGTTTTTCGGCTATCGGCTATTTTGAATTATCTTTGCAGGAGTTTTAAAAGTATTAAAAAACCAAGCAATGAACATCGTAATAACAGGAGCAAGCAAAGGTATTGGCAATGCGCTGGTTAGGCGGCTGGCTGCCGATCCTACGCATCATATTGTAGCCATATCGCGCGATGCCGAAAAGCTGAACGCATTGGCTGCTGAATGTCGCTGGCAAAACAGCGATGCGCATGTTCACCCCATTGCTTTCGATCTATTGTCGCCTGGCTATTCATTTAATCTTATCCCCAAAATCGTTGAAGCTTTTGATAGTGTTGATGTTTTGGTAAATAATGCCGGATTGCTGATAAAGAAAGACTTTGCAGCTTTTTCAGATGAAGATTTTGATGCGGTGATGAACGTAAACGTTAAGAGCGTATTCAAACTCACCCGTTCGCTGCTGCCCTACTTTGCTCGTCCGGCACATATCGTCAACATCGGCAGTATGGGCGGCATACAAGGCACGGCCAAATTTGCTGGGTTGTCGTTGTACAGTACCGCCAAAGGCGCTGTGGCGGTGCTTACAGAAGCACTGGCCGAGGAGTTATCCGAAAAAAAGATTTCGGTAAACTGTCTGGCATACGGCGCTGTGCAAACAGAGATGCTGGCGCAGGCCTTTCCGGGTTACACCGCTCCATTGAGCCCCGAAAATATGGCGGAGTTTGTCGCCTGGTTTGCGACGCACGGACATCAGTTTTTTAACGGGAAAGTACTTCCCGTTTCATCATCAACACCTTGAAAAATATATTTTTTAATAAATGGACAACGAGGATCTCATAACACATAGCGGAATCATCACACGGCACGAAACCGGAACCCTCTTCGTAAGCATCATAGCGGAATCGGCCTGTTCGGCCTGCCACGCCAAAGGAGTTTGTGGCATGTCGGAAATGCAGGAAAAGGTTGTAGAAATAAGCGACGCGCATCATGCAGAACTTACTGTTGGCACTCCGGTGACCGTGGCTATGAAACGCACCACCGGACTCAAAGCCGTTTTGTATGGATATTTACTACCTTTTGTGCTTTTGCTGACAACACTTTTCGTTGCAATGGGTTATTACCATAACGAAGGCAAAGCAGGCCTGCTGGCACTGGCCATCCTGCTGCCTTACTACTTTGGACTATACATGCTTCGTGACAAGATGAAAACAAGATTTGAATTTACAATACTCGAAACGTAATCAATCACTTCTACTTTAATAATAAAATCCAATGAAACAATTCCTATTCTATCTTCTACTTCTCGCCTTTATCCCTGCTATTGTTCCGGCGCAGGAGCAGCTTTCGCCACGCATTATTCGCAAAGCAGCTTACGCAGATAAAACACCACCACTTCGTGAAATGACCGTGATACTGCCCGGCGAACGAAAACGCGCATGGAAAGATGGCATTATTAAAAATGAATCCGTTGAAATGCTCCCTAAAAATGAAGCAGGAGAGCAGCCTGGAATTTATGAAAGCCTGCAACAAACCAAAGGTGAAACAAAATCGCGCGGACCGTTGGTTAACGTAGATGGCGTGGGCAATGTGAACGGCGTTTACCCGCCCGACACCGATGGCGATGTAGGTCCGAATCATTATTTTCAGATGATCAATCTCTCATTTGCCATATTCAGTAAAACTGGCGCAAGGCTCTATGGTCCCGCCGACAACAGCACGCTATGGCAGGGATTTATTGGCCCCTGGACCGGCACCAACGATGGCGACCCCATCGTGATCTACGACGAGGATGCCGACCGCTGGGTAGCATCACAGTTTGCCGTCGAACTCTCCAACGGCAAAAGCTATGAACTGGTTGCCGTGTCAGCAACCGGCGACCCATTGGGCGAATATTACCGTTATGCTTTCGAATTTGATCATTTCAATGATTATCCTAAACTGGGCGTGTGGGGCGATGGCTACTACTGCACCTTCAATTTCTTCAGCGGCCAATTCATCGGTTCAGGCGTAGCCGCCTTCGAACGCGACAAAATGCTCGTCGGCGACCCCGACGCCAACATGGTGTTCTTTGGGTATTTCCCCGGTAAATTCAGCCTGCAGCCTTCTGACTTCGACGGCATCCTGCCACCCGAAGGCTCGCCTGCTTACATCGCTACAGCTAATATTTTTAATAATAAAAAACTTGAGATTTATGAATTTGCTGTCGATTGGGACGATCCGGCTAACTCAACTTATCAGTTAAGCGTATCGCTCAACCCGGGCTATTTTAATGCAGATGTGGATGGAATACCGCAGCCAGGAACCAACAACCGCCTCGACGTGCTGGCACAGATGCTCATGTTCAGGCTCGCCTATCGCAACTTCGGCACCTACGAAACCATGCTGGCCAACCACACCGTAAAAGTGGGTAGCCGCGCAGGCATAAAATGGTATGAGCTGCGCAAAAACGACACCACCAACTGGTACATCTATCAGCAGGGTGTGTACGCTCCCGACGACGGTCTGCACCGCTGGATGGGAAGCCTGGCCATGAACGCCGACGGCACCATAGCGCTGGGATACTCGGTGAGCAGCAGCAACCATTTTCCTTCCATCCGCTACACCGGACGTCCGGCCGATGCTCCGCTGGGCGAGATGACTTACGAAGAAATAGAAGCTGTGACCGGAACCAGCAACCAAAGCAGTATCTCGCGCTGGGGCGACTATGCCAATATGAGCGTGGATCCGGTGGACAGCACAACTTTTTGGTTTACCACCGAATATTGTCGTGCCGGATGGAAAACCCGCATTATCTCTTTCAATTTTGACCCGTTGATGCCACCAGTAGCCAATGCCGGCGAGGACGCCTCCGTTTGTCAGGACACACTTTTCAGAGCTTTCGGCAGCGTTGCCAACGCCAAGGGGCATCTGTGGACAACCACGGGCGACGGCATCCTTCCCAACCCACAAAACCTCACAACAGTGTATTTCAGAGGAAACGGCGACCTGGCGAAAGGAGAGTTCTGGCTCACCCTCACCGCCGAAGGCTACGGCGAAGGCATGACTGCTTCCGACAGCATCCACGTAGAAATTGTTTTTCGTCCCATCGTCGATGCCGGCAACGACACCACCATACATCTACAGGCTGCCTATCAGGCCAACGCACTGGCGTCCAACTACGAAAACCTGCTGTGGAGTACTACCGGCGACGGCGTCTTCAGCAACGAAAGCTCCCTGCAAACGATCTATACGCCGGGCGAAGAAGACAAAGTAAATCGCACCGTGAAGCT
This genomic window from Bacteroidales bacterium contains:
- a CDS encoding T9SS type A sorting domain-containing protein gives rise to the protein MSTRMSPIIYPNPATGKFYIGGVKFPVEISIFNSRGVKILSPRMIGDNNELDLSHHPGGIYFVTFSHNGELCIRRLVIY
- a CDS encoding T9SS type A sorting domain-containing protein is translated as MKQFLFYLLLLAFIPAIVPAQEQLSPRIIRKAAYADKTPPLREMTVILPGERKRAWKDGIIKNESVEMLPKNEAGEQPGIYESLQQTKGETKSRGPLVNVDGVGNVNGVYPPDTDGDVGPNHYFQMINLSFAIFSKTGARLYGPADNSTLWQGFIGPWTGTNDGDPIVIYDEDADRWVASQFAVELSNGKSYELVAVSATGDPLGEYYRYAFEFDHFNDYPKLGVWGDGYYCTFNFFSGQFIGSGVAAFERDKMLVGDPDANMVFFGYFPGKFSLQPSDFDGILPPEGSPAYIATANIFNNKKLEIYEFAVDWDDPANSTYQLSVSLNPGYFNADVDGIPQPGTNNRLDVLAQMLMFRLAYRNFGTYETMLANHTVKVGSRAGIKWYELRKNDTTNWYIYQQGVYAPDDGLHRWMGSLAMNADGTIALGYSVSSSNHFPSIRYTGRPADAPLGEMTYEEIEAVTGTSNQSSISRWGDYANMSVDPVDSTTFWFTTEYCRAGWKTRIISFNFDPLMPPVANAGEDASVCQDTLFRAFGSVANAKGHLWTTTGDGILPNPQNLTTVYFRGNGDLAKGEFWLTLTAEGYGEGMTASDSIHVEIVFRPIVDAGNDTTIHLQAAYQANALASNYENLLWSTTGDGVFSNESSLQTIYTPGEEDKVNRTVKLTLMASPLSPCSFGGSDNLTLTLDPTIGIAEAPASEKISVSPNPSSGKFTVTASGINRDAIINIMNTAGDIVFTEHMQPGEYSRAFDLRYQPAGIYLVQINTGKTTVVEKVIIQ
- a CDS encoding SoxR reducing system RseC family protein, which codes for MDNEDLITHSGIITRHETGTLFVSIIAESACSACHAKGVCGMSEMQEKVVEISDAHHAELTVGTPVTVAMKRTTGLKAVLYGYLLPFVLLLTTLFVAMGYYHNEGKAGLLALAILLPYYFGLYMLRDKMKTRFEFTILET
- a CDS encoding energy transducer TonB, which translates into the protein MKQLTFIFTLIVSTTFAAFGQTDCNKAKLNAQTDFVEGNYLFHSLEFQPTENTYLFVLREDYNIQWSFIDQDSLDYYDCYDSALTVNLRKKYGDDFLNNARTKADSLERTENWRKEPEFPGGNAAMFKFITDKLIIEEGDLGEGIQTKIFISFTITEKGELEDIKVVKGISEKVDNNVIQIFSVMPNWIPAYLYGKPTRMRYSMPIQLEYK
- a CDS encoding TlpA disulfide reductase family protein — encoded protein: MRNILICAFILIHSLCSGDDIIKGEINISGTALNYSDSSMLILTNVDTHKHIDTAYIINNSFNFTTPKSEPTGYGIFFRMENQPRDEFLFFWKENVDISINGIKGEMKYANVEGGIVQSQQNSYNKIIKPLSLHFDSINAIINSGDVKDAEKINSLNLLLDTIIDERVVLGAKYIMENPNAFLSASLLADFAPLLQKDEIKSLYENLSPKIKESANAIAVSNFLKISKDVKIGDIADDFELPDLNGNKVGLKDFKGKFVLLEFWAAGCGPCRMENKNLLANYKLYNSKGFEIISISNDKNKKDWANATKKDSIIWASLLGDTEVAAKYNVKFIPSNFLIDPTGKIIAINIQGDQLGEKLKDIFGE
- a CDS encoding radical SAM protein; translated protein: MNKVYRPKWNSGRYHKTGKDRLALLYNKLEGMSFLFEGDSADIINELLKYQTNKPILISNLLKIGDESFLKEDIIGFCNELISVGLLTPKIFNATEVNQLRKIISEQRRNEIDTVEKTIQEKLPFEISSAERDYSNFIEKDGIPLSVMIELTYNCNEKCIHCYNPGAARNNNEKSERHLLKELNFIDYVSLIKELKELGVAKISLTGGEPFIKKDIWKIIELIHQHGFSFDIFTNGLALIDNVDKLTQYFPQSVKLSVYSADEEIHDSITRIKGSLAKTLKVAADLQKNGVPIYFNCPVMKNNLSSYHTVYDLAKKYTALAQFDVNLADSLDGDIAVSQLLQVSNEQLEILLRDSNIPLYVGKEAPDFGKKRLLKNEPFCGAGLSFFNITPEGNITPCNAFPTSFGNLKDTSFKDIVFSSEILKKWQSITIIDYEECGAYEQCWYCNRCPGQSFIEHGNALKKSTANHKIAKIRFELAKKIKDGNDPLGGRKPHEVLKDGEIIITKKVISIKTNKNYRNNSMEL
- a CDS encoding GIY-YIG nuclease family protein gives rise to the protein MTFNDIDEIKKAGFSGFKKMSELFLDSSMLPNNNGVYLVLNIDNKPGDFLTVGSGGHFKGKDPNISLAELKSNWVENTKVVYIGKATSLRSRLKQYFGFGQGKNIGHYGGRLIWQLKYSKDLVVCWKSLTIDPREFEADLIQQFVKTFGCRPFANLAN
- a CDS encoding restriction endonuclease, yielding MTPKQFEDLVCEHFRNKGYKAEVTSYSNDYGVDVFATKGKERIAVQAKMYGGGTRKINRQMVMELHGAKDYFDCTKAVIATDGILLSDALEVANKLKIDILNIDSSVPVTIKKSISNDKTFDSIWEKYILPLQGKTLTRDNGETNEILKVNWSEVERLTSNGNKGKIKVEIFKQAINKLLTDGSITRDYINQNYVGRASSGIILILSQVPFFNLTDKPTGLKYIK
- a CDS encoding SDR family oxidoreductase, with the protein product MNIVITGASKGIGNALVRRLAADPTHHIVAISRDAEKLNALAAECRWQNSDAHVHPIAFDLLSPGYSFNLIPKIVEAFDSVDVLVNNAGLLIKKDFAAFSDEDFDAVMNVNVKSVFKLTRSLLPYFARPAHIVNIGSMGGIQGTAKFAGLSLYSTAKGAVAVLTEALAEELSEKKISVNCLAYGAVQTEMLAQAFPGYTAPLSPENMAEFVAWFATHGHQFFNGKVLPVSSSTP